The following are from one region of the Cloacibacterium sp. TD35 genome:
- the metH gene encoding methionine synthase encodes MKYLKLSGLEPLIITPESNFINIGERTNVAGSKKFLRLIKEEKFSEALDIARHQVEGGAQILDICFDDGLLDGKYCMIKFLNLIASEPDIARIPMMIDSSKWEILEAGLQVVQGKCVVNSISLKGGEEEFIRQAKAIKRYGAAVVVMAFDENGQADNYERRIEICKRSYQILTEIVKFPAEDIIFDLNIFPVATGMEEHRKNALDFINATKWVRKNLPYVSVSGGVSNVSFSFRGNDTVREAMHSVFLYHAIKAGMNMGIVNPAMLEIYDEIPKDLLELVEDVMLDRRDDATERLLDYSEKHKSVKKEKVEDLAWRNQPLQDRITHSLVKGIDRFIEEDVEEARKISAKPLDVIEGNLMTGMSVVGDLFGSGKMFLPQVVKSARVMKKAVAYLQPFIEAEKDSAQKANGKVLMATVKGDVHDIGKNIVSVVLGCNNYEIIDLGVMVPAEKIIQTAIEEKVDVIGLSGLITPSLDEMVHIANELDRQNLNFPLMIGGATTSKAHTAVKIDPKYKNAVVHVNDASRAVGVVSSLLSSRNGAFISELKADYADFREKFLNRQVDKEYISIEEARNQKFKIDWENETISEPKNLGIQLIENQNLEELLPYIDWSPFFRSWDLFGKYPQILEDEIVGEHAAELFADAQKMLKKIVEEKLLTAKAIFGIFPANSNEQDDIELKNGEEIFTFRTLRQQHKKSDGKEYLALSDFIAPKDSGKQDYIGAFAVTTGFGTDELAQKYETEHDDYNAIMVKALADRLAEAFAEYLHKKVRTEIWGYSSDEHLENEDLISEKYVGIRPAPGYPACPDHLEKTTIWEVLKVKENIGLELTESLAMFPTASVSGYYFANPKAKYFGVGKITEDQLKDYAERKNIDLELARKWLSPNLA; translated from the coding sequence ATGAAATATTTAAAACTTTCGGGCCTAGAACCTTTAATTATAACTCCAGAATCCAATTTTATCAATATTGGAGAAAGAACCAATGTAGCAGGCTCTAAGAAATTTCTCAGATTGATTAAAGAAGAAAAATTTTCTGAAGCTCTAGATATTGCTCGTCATCAAGTAGAAGGAGGCGCACAGATTTTAGACATTTGTTTTGATGATGGGCTTTTAGACGGAAAATATTGCATGATTAAATTCTTGAATTTAATCGCCTCAGAACCTGACATTGCCAGAATTCCAATGATGATAGATTCTTCTAAATGGGAAATTTTAGAAGCTGGTTTACAAGTAGTTCAAGGGAAATGTGTAGTCAATTCTATCAGTTTAAAAGGTGGCGAAGAAGAATTTATTCGTCAAGCCAAAGCCATCAAAAGATATGGCGCTGCGGTAGTTGTAATGGCTTTTGACGAAAATGGGCAAGCTGATAATTACGAACGCAGAATAGAAATTTGCAAAAGAAGCTATCAAATTTTGACGGAAATTGTAAAATTCCCTGCCGAAGATATTATTTTCGATTTGAATATTTTCCCTGTTGCAACTGGAATGGAAGAGCATCGCAAAAATGCTTTGGACTTCATCAATGCAACAAAATGGGTACGCAAAAATCTACCTTACGTTTCGGTTTCTGGTGGTGTTTCTAACGTTTCGTTTTCATTTAGGGGAAATGATACGGTAAGAGAAGCGATGCATTCCGTTTTCCTTTATCACGCCATCAAAGCTGGTATGAATATGGGAATCGTAAACCCTGCAATGTTAGAAATTTACGACGAAATTCCTAAAGATTTGTTGGAGCTGGTAGAAGATGTAATGCTAGACAGAAGAGATGATGCTACCGAAAGATTATTGGATTATTCTGAAAAACATAAATCCGTAAAAAAAGAAAAAGTAGAAGATTTAGCATGGCGAAATCAGCCTTTGCAAGACAGAATTACTCATTCTTTGGTAAAAGGAATTGACCGTTTTATTGAAGAAGATGTAGAAGAAGCCCGAAAAATTTCAGCAAAACCTTTGGATGTTATCGAAGGAAATCTAATGACGGGAATGTCTGTAGTGGGAGATTTATTCGGAAGTGGAAAAATGTTTCTTCCTCAAGTGGTAAAGTCTGCCAGAGTTATGAAAAAAGCAGTGGCTTATCTTCAACCGTTTATTGAAGCTGAGAAAGATTCAGCTCAAAAAGCCAACGGAAAAGTATTGATGGCTACTGTAAAAGGCGATGTTCACGACATTGGTAAAAATATTGTGAGTGTGGTTTTGGGCTGTAACAATTACGAAATTATAGATTTAGGAGTGATGGTTCCTGCAGAAAAAATTATTCAAACAGCCATTGAAGAAAAAGTAGACGTTATTGGTTTAAGCGGTTTGATTACGCCAAGTTTAGACGAAATGGTACATATTGCCAATGAACTAGATCGTCAAAACCTCAATTTCCCATTGATGATTGGTGGCGCTACAACTTCTAAGGCACATACTGCGGTAAAAATAGACCCAAAATATAAAAATGCTGTGGTTCATGTAAATGATGCTTCTAGAGCAGTTGGCGTGGTAAGTTCTTTATTGAGCAGTAGAAATGGAGCGTTTATTTCTGAACTAAAAGCAGATTATGCAGATTTTCGTGAGAAATTTTTAAACAGACAGGTTGACAAAGAATACATTTCGATAGAAGAAGCGAGAAATCAAAAATTCAAAATCGATTGGGAAAATGAGACCATCTCTGAACCTAAAAATTTAGGTATTCAATTGATTGAAAATCAAAATTTAGAAGAACTGCTTCCTTACATCGATTGGAGTCCGTTTTTCAGAAGTTGGGATTTGTTTGGAAAGTATCCTCAGATTTTAGAAGACGAAATTGTAGGAGAACACGCAGCGGAACTTTTTGCAGATGCTCAAAAAATGTTGAAGAAAATCGTGGAGGAAAAATTATTAACTGCAAAAGCAATTTTTGGAATTTTCCCTGCCAATTCTAATGAGCAAGACGATATTGAACTGAAAAACGGTGAGGAAATATTCACATTTAGAACGCTTCGTCAACAACATAAAAAATCTGATGGCAAAGAATATTTGGCTTTGAGTGATTTTATCGCTCCAAAAGATTCTGGGAAACAAGACTACATTGGTGCTTTTGCGGTGACTACAGGTTTTGGAACCGATGAATTGGCACAAAAATATGAAACAGAGCATGATGATTACAATGCGATTATGGTAAAAGCATTGGCAGATCGATTAGCAGAAGCTTTTGCAGAATATTTACACAAAAAAGTAAGAACTGAAATTTGGGGTTATTCTAGTGATGAACATCTAGAAAATGAAGATTTAATTTCTGAAAAATATGTAGGAATTCGTCCTGCTCCTGGTTACCCTGCTTGTCCAGACCATTTAGAAAAAACCACGATTTGGGAAGTGTTGAAAGTGAAGGAAAACATAGGATTAGAATTGACAGAAAGTTTGGCAATGTTCCCTACAGCTTCTGTTTCTGGATATTATTTTGCCAATCCTAAAGCAAAATATTTCGGAGTAGGAAAAATTACAGAAGACCAGCTAAAAGATTATGCAGAAAGAAAAAATATAGATTTAGAATTGGCGAGAAAATGGCTGAGCCCGAATTTAGCTTAA
- the metF gene encoding methylenetetrahydrofolate reductase [NAD(P)H], which yields MKVTEHIQNANGKTLFSFEILPPLKGQNIQSIFDAIDPLMEFNPAFIDVTYHREEYEYVEREDGLLEKRVVKKRPGTVGICAAIQNKYGVDAVPHILCGGFSKEDTENFLIDIDFLGIHNVVALRGDAVKTETYFKPEKNGHAFAKDLVEQIVKMNHGTYLDESLENSACTDFNIGVAGYPEKHMEAASLEQDIYHLKKKVEAGADYIVTQMFFDNQKYYDFVEKCRTSGINVPIIPGLKPITTKSQLSMIPHRFKVDLPNELVIAIAKAKDNKEVKEIGINWCIQQSKDLMKNGAPVLHYYSMGKSEVVKRIASEVFKD from the coding sequence ATGAAAGTTACAGAACACATACAAAACGCAAACGGAAAAACACTTTTTTCTTTTGAAATTTTGCCACCTCTAAAAGGTCAAAATATACAGTCAATATTTGATGCGATTGATCCATTGATGGAATTTAATCCTGCATTTATAGATGTTACGTACCATCGTGAAGAATATGAATATGTAGAGCGTGAAGATGGACTTCTGGAAAAACGAGTAGTAAAAAAAAGACCGGGAACTGTGGGAATTTGTGCTGCCATTCAGAATAAATATGGTGTAGATGCAGTTCCGCATATTTTGTGCGGTGGATTTTCTAAGGAAGACACCGAAAATTTCTTAATTGACATCGATTTTTTGGGAATTCATAATGTAGTGGCTTTAAGAGGAGATGCGGTGAAAACGGAAACCTATTTTAAACCCGAGAAAAACGGACATGCTTTTGCCAAAGATTTGGTAGAACAAATCGTGAAAATGAATCACGGAACTTACCTAGACGAAAGTTTAGAAAATTCTGCTTGTACAGATTTTAACATCGGTGTTGCTGGTTATCCTGAAAAACACATGGAAGCAGCAAGTCTGGAACAGGACATTTACCACCTCAAGAAAAAAGTAGAAGCAGGCGCAGATTATATCGTGACGCAAATGTTTTTCGACAATCAAAAATATTACGATTTTGTAGAAAAATGCAGAACTTCTGGTATTAACGTTCCTATTATCCCAGGATTAAAACCGATTACTACCAAGTCTCAACTAAGTATGATTCCGCATCGTTTTAAGGTAGATTTGCCTAACGAGTTGGTGATTGCCATTGCTAAAGCAAAAGACAACAAAGAAGTAAAAGAAATTGGCATCAACTGGTGCATTCAGCAGAGCAAAGATTTAATGAAAAACGGCGCTCCTGTTCTTCATTATTATTCTATGGGAAAAAGTGAAGTGGTAAAAAGAATTGCTTCTGAAGTGTTTAAAGACTAA
- a CDS encoding alpha-amylase family glycosyl hydrolase gives MKTKILVLFLVILSQSFFSQKIDKKYYPKDYVEITHPEWSKNATIYEVNLRQYTPEGTFKAFEKHLPRLKSMGVDIIWLMPIHPIGEKNKKGGLGSYYSVKDFRGVNPEFGTMQDFKNLVKKIHEMGMYVIIDWVGNHSAWDNSLATTHPHWYTKNRDGNFQPTPWYDWDDVIDFDYENPEFRQYMTESLKFWVKEANIDGYRADVAGFIPVDFWENARKELDQIKPVFMLAEWESRDLYKKSFDMTYSWTLFDKLKDATTQNKGIGGLVEYLAHDVGSVPRNAYRMVFTDNHDMNSWNGTPQRNFGKGLELSIVFCGVVNGMPLMYSGQEAGLDRSLKFFDKDPIEWKDHPHAALFTTLFHLKHKNQALWNGKYGGEMVRITNDKMDKVISFHREKNNDAVLPIFNFSNEELTVTLDSKYFQGNYTELFSKEKIQVKENYIVSLKPWDYKVLVKD, from the coding sequence ATGAAAACAAAAATCCTAGTTCTTTTCCTTGTCATTTTATCTCAAAGTTTTTTTTCTCAAAAAATTGACAAGAAATATTATCCTAAAGATTATGTAGAAATTACGCATCCGGAATGGAGCAAAAATGCTACCATTTATGAAGTAAACCTTCGTCAATATACTCCAGAAGGAACTTTCAAAGCCTTTGAAAAACATTTGCCTAGACTGAAAAGCATGGGTGTAGATATTATTTGGCTCATGCCGATTCATCCTATTGGTGAAAAAAACAAAAAAGGAGGTTTAGGAAGTTATTATTCTGTAAAAGATTTTCGTGGGGTAAATCCAGAATTTGGAACCATGCAAGATTTTAAAAATTTGGTAAAAAAAATCCATGAAATGGGAATGTACGTAATCATTGATTGGGTTGGTAATCATTCTGCTTGGGATAATTCTTTGGCAACCACCCATCCTCATTGGTACACCAAAAATAGAGACGGAAATTTCCAACCTACACCTTGGTATGATTGGGATGATGTTATCGATTTTGATTATGAAAATCCAGAATTTAGACAATACATGACAGAATCTCTTAAATTTTGGGTAAAAGAGGCTAATATTGATGGTTATAGAGCAGATGTAGCAGGTTTTATTCCTGTAGATTTTTGGGAAAATGCAAGAAAAGAATTAGACCAAATAAAGCCAGTTTTCATGTTGGCGGAGTGGGAAAGTAGAGATTTGTACAAAAAATCTTTTGACATGACTTACTCTTGGACGCTTTTTGATAAATTAAAAGATGCCACTACACAAAATAAAGGAATTGGCGGGTTGGTAGAATATTTAGCTCACGATGTAGGTTCGGTTCCTAGAAATGCTTACAGAATGGTTTTTACAGACAATCATGATATGAATTCTTGGAACGGAACGCCACAAAGAAATTTCGGAAAAGGTTTAGAATTGTCTATCGTTTTTTGTGGTGTGGTAAACGGAATGCCTCTCATGTATAGCGGACAAGAAGCTGGTTTAGACAGAAGTTTGAAATTTTTTGACAAAGACCCAATCGAATGGAAAGACCATCCTCATGCAGCCTTATTTACAACTTTATTTCATTTGAAACACAAAAATCAAGCGCTCTGGAACGGAAAATACGGTGGCGAAATGGTAAGAATTACCAATGATAAAATGGACAAAGTAATCTCGTTCCATCGTGAAAAAAATAATGACGCTGTTTTGCCTATTTTTAATTTCTCTAATGAAGAATTAACAGTGACGTTAGATTCTAAATATTTCCAAGGAAATTACACCGAACTTTTTAGTAAAGAAAAAATTCAAGTAAAAGAAAACTATATTGTTTCTTTGAAACCTTGGGATTACAAAGTTTTGGTGAAAGATTAA
- a CDS encoding recombinase family protein: MRVLYSRVSTLDQNPERQLQDKNYDYIFTDYCSGSIPLFERPKGSQVKKLIGLGLLKELHIHSIDRLGRNTLDVLSVWEELTSNGIIIECKNPLIRNIDENGKVDKFSELLMSILSTMSSFERGLIRERQMEGIRIRKEKGLYTGRRVGTGDTPERLLSKDRSKRILDYLSKGTYSYHEISKIVGCSTTTIVKVKKMSQMVSN, encoded by the coding sequence ATGAGGGTACTATATTCAAGGGTTTCAACCTTAGACCAAAACCCTGAGAGACAACTTCAAGACAAGAACTACGACTATATCTTCACAGATTATTGTAGTGGTTCTATACCTCTATTTGAAAGACCGAAGGGATCCCAGGTTAAGAAATTGATTGGCCTTGGATTACTCAAGGAACTTCATATCCACTCCATAGACAGACTTGGAAGGAATACCCTTGATGTTTTATCAGTTTGGGAAGAACTAACCTCCAATGGGATTATAATCGAGTGTAAGAACCCATTAATTAGGAACATAGATGAGAATGGTAAGGTGGACAAGTTCTCCGAACTATTAATGTCCATTCTCTCAACAATGAGTTCCTTTGAACGTGGGTTAATCCGTGAGAGACAAATGGAGGGAATTAGAATCAGAAAAGAGAAAGGATTGTATACAGGAAGAAGAGTTGGAACAGGTGATACCCCTGAAAGATTATTGAGTAAGGATAGGTCGAAGAGAATATTGGATTATCTTTCCAAAGGAACCTATTCTTACCACGAAATATCAAAAATTGTTGGGTGTTCCACAACAACTATTGTTAAGGTAAAGAAGATGTCTCAGATGGTCTCTAATTGA
- a CDS encoding tyrosine-type recombinase/integrase — translation MATLKFRLLSKKENAPIYCYFSIGRGKFYQRKTRETINPENWNTKKGEPKNIQSGTQKSLNDLQKLKQRLTELESYVLEQYRTRKDDEIINGIWLDEVITAFYSGGRKIQQLDYLENYLEYYKTEVLPFRKIRGQRITESTIKKQITIINKIKDFIKSQNKKIKVSDYDVNLSNKFELYLENQGIAKGTIGRYIKYPKTIISHAKTVGIETNESLSEIKGYTTETPTIYITETELKQIQNTIFLNKNLETAKDWLIIGFYTGQRASDLLQMSKNKLTTHQNKLCIKVIQKKTNTTVLIPLHKEVIKILEKRNGDFPQRFSDNLESAKTFFNRYLRTITKQANLDRLEYGKKWNDETKRFDYGKYPLHEIISSHVCRRSFATHYYAKIPTPIIMAVTGHKTEKEFLNYIGKDFNDLSIKIFDFDIEETAEPQQNTKTAN, via the coding sequence ATGGCAACTTTAAAATTCAGATTACTATCTAAAAAGGAAAACGCACCTATTTATTGTTACTTTTCTATCGGGCGCGGAAAATTCTACCAAAGAAAAACGCGCGAAACAATAAATCCCGAAAACTGGAACACCAAAAAAGGCGAACCGAAAAACATTCAGAGCGGAACACAAAAAAGTCTAAATGATTTACAGAAACTAAAACAAAGACTTACCGAGCTCGAAAGTTATGTTTTAGAACAGTACAGAACGCGCAAAGATGACGAAATAATTAACGGTATTTGGTTAGATGAGGTAATTACCGCGTTTTATTCAGGAGGGCGTAAAATCCAACAATTAGACTATTTAGAAAACTATTTAGAATATTACAAAACAGAGGTTTTACCATTCCGTAAAATCAGAGGGCAAAGGATAACAGAATCCACCATAAAAAAACAGATTACCATTATCAATAAAATAAAAGACTTCATTAAATCCCAAAACAAAAAAATAAAAGTTTCAGATTATGACGTGAACCTATCTAATAAATTTGAACTCTATTTAGAAAATCAGGGTATTGCGAAAGGTACAATCGGGCGTTATATAAAATACCCTAAAACCATTATTTCACACGCAAAAACCGTAGGAATTGAAACAAACGAAAGTCTATCCGAAATTAAAGGTTATACCACAGAAACGCCAACAATTTACATTACAGAAACAGAACTAAAACAGATACAAAATACTATTTTCTTAAATAAGAATTTAGAAACCGCCAAAGATTGGTTAATAATAGGTTTTTACACAGGGCAAAGAGCATCAGATTTACTACAAATGAGTAAAAATAAATTAACCACACACCAAAATAAACTTTGTATTAAAGTTATTCAGAAAAAAACTAACACTACCGTTTTAATTCCTTTACACAAAGAAGTAATAAAGATTTTAGAAAAAAGAAACGGAGACTTTCCACAGAGATTTTCAGATAATTTAGAGAGTGCAAAAACATTTTTCAATAGATATTTGCGCACCATTACAAAACAGGCGAATTTAGACCGTTTAGAATACGGTAAAAAATGGAATGACGAAACAAAACGTTTTGATTATGGTAAATACCCATTACATGAAATAATATCCTCCCATGTTTGCAGACGTTCTTTTGCTACTCATTATTACGCCAAAATCCCAACGCCAATAATTATGGCAGTAACAGGACATAAAACTGAAAAAGAATTTTTAAACTATATTGGTAAAGATTTTAATGACTTATCAATAAAAATCTTTGATTTCGACATAGAAGAAACCGCAGAACCTCAACAAAATACTAAAACCGCAAATTAA
- a CDS encoding helix-turn-helix transcriptional regulator, with the protein MNTIQFYSVEPNAFIKEITETVKNSLLSELTKTIQENEPKRYLSADEVCKRFGITKPTLHEYRKRNILKSYKLGARVYYRLDEIENAMIIND; encoded by the coding sequence ATGAATACAATTCAATTTTACAGCGTAGAGCCAAACGCATTTATTAAAGAAATTACCGAAACGGTAAAAAACTCTCTATTATCCGAACTTACAAAAACCATTCAAGAGAATGAGCCAAAACGCTACTTATCCGCAGATGAGGTTTGCAAACGTTTCGGAATTACAAAACCCACGCTACACGAATACAGAAAACGTAACATTCTAAAAAGTTACAAATTAGGAGCGCGCGTTTATTACAGGTTAGACGAGATAGAAAACGCAATGATTATTAACGATTAA
- a CDS encoding DUF5675 family protein yields MEIVLERMYFPEGTNGVLSLNSKEICKTIELPWRNNKARVSCIPEGKYKIRKRYSAKFKWHLELINVKNRKYILLHPANNALKELNGCIAPVSQITGEGRGNESRKAFEKLKNLVFPYLENGFVVELIVTKKIK; encoded by the coding sequence ATGGAAATCGTATTGGAAAGGATGTATTTTCCCGAAGGAACGAACGGCGTTTTAAGCCTAAACAGCAAAGAAATTTGTAAAACAATAGAATTGCCTTGGCGAAATAATAAAGCTCGAGTTTCGTGTATTCCAGAGGGAAAATACAAAATCCGAAAGCGTTATAGTGCAAAGTTTAAGTGGCACTTGGAGTTGATCAATGTAAAAAATAGAAAATACATTCTTTTACATCCAGCAAATAACGCTTTGAAGGAGTTGAATGGTTGTATTGCTCCGGTAAGTCAAATTACAGGAGAAGGTAGAGGAAATGAATCGAGAAAGGCTTTTGAGAAGCTCAAAAATTTGGTTTTCCCTTATCTAGAGAATGGTTTTGTAGTTGAACTCATTGTTACCAAAAAAATAAAATAG
- a CDS encoding DUF6943 family protein — MQNFKVRTYDVQQATPKTAIFILNRGRNAGKPLQEPCPNCFILYCSSLEEMENVYWTFYALWKHGFFHPYLCGSVIEMLRISELKTLMRNFIIPALEKSSQNPEMTLKIKSTWELEKKIEQQAKAVKELRDSLVRRYYLSM, encoded by the coding sequence ATGCAAAATTTCAAAGTACGTACATACGATGTACAACAGGCTACGCCAAAAACCGCAATTTTTATTCTTAACCGTGGCAGAAATGCTGGAAAACCGCTCCAAGAACCTTGTCCGAACTGCTTTATTTTATACTGCAGCAGCTTAGAAGAAATGGAAAATGTTTACTGGACATTTTACGCCCTCTGGAAACATGGCTTTTTCCATCCTTACTTGTGCGGAAGTGTTATTGAAATGCTTCGTATTTCTGAACTAAAAACACTGATGCGCAATTTTATTATTCCAGCTCTTGAAAAATCCTCCCAAAACCCAGAAATGACACTTAAAATCAAATCTACATGGGAACTAGAAAAGAAAATTGAACAGCAGGCAAAAGCAGTAAAAGAACTTCGTGATAGTTTAGTTAGACGTTACTATTTATCGATGTAA
- the lnu(H) gene encoding lincosamide nucleotidyltransferase Lnu(H) translates to MTQLQMIDKTKYIAQQDENVSAVFMYGSFTKNEGDKYSDIEFYIFLKNKENFSTEKWVNQIHPLALYFTNEYGSEVAIFENMVRGEFHFLKTEEIEIIKSWDGIVEFSDFDQMNLTDKDGLLRKTLNQIKTKSPERITNENILWLSQSLLNVVLTTSNLIKREEFAHAHHSLSNVQKYLLWLIRARTSKTQHWESPTKSLEKDIDTIWYSAYKKVTSDLNPKNIILAFENSLNLSEKLFDELNIEPKLKEILHKIR, encoded by the coding sequence ATGACACAGTTACAAATGATTGACAAAACAAAATATATAGCTCAACAAGACGAAAATGTTTCCGCCGTTTTTATGTATGGTTCATTTACCAAAAACGAAGGAGACAAATATTCTGACATCGAATTTTACATCTTCTTGAAAAATAAAGAAAATTTCTCGACAGAAAAATGGGTAAATCAAATTCATCCTTTGGCTTTATATTTTACAAACGAATATGGAAGTGAAGTTGCTATTTTCGAGAATATGGTCAGAGGAGAATTCCATTTTTTAAAAACGGAGGAAATTGAAATTATCAAATCTTGGGACGGAATTGTTGAATTTAGCGATTTTGACCAAATGAACCTAACCGACAAAGATGGACTTTTAAGGAAAACGCTTAATCAAATCAAAACGAAATCGCCTGAAAGAATAACAAATGAAAATATTTTGTGGTTAAGCCAATCATTACTGAATGTTGTACTGACAACAAGCAACTTGATTAAACGAGAAGAATTTGCTCACGCTCATCACAGTTTATCAAATGTGCAGAAATACTTGCTTTGGCTTATAAGAGCAAGAACAAGCAAAACGCAACATTGGGAAAGTCCGACTAAAAGTCTCGAAAAGGACATTGACACGATTTGGTATTCAGCGTATAAAAAAGTAACATCAGATTTAAATCCCAAAAACATCATTTTGGCTTTTGAGAACTCATTAAATTTATCGGAAAAACTATTTGATGAACTAAATATTGAACCCAAACTGAAAGAAATCCTACACAAAATAAGATAA
- the ere(D) gene encoding EreD family erythromycin esterase, protein MKNIKPLTFPFNSENNTSIKQSLFRFREYFDSSTIVGLGENSHFIKEFFTFRHQVIEFLVTECDFDTLAFEFGFSEGLEVDKWIKSQIPFDDLDKLLSHFYYPNEFKDTLLWLRRYNQDNNNQITFLGVDIPKNGGSYFPNFRIVSDYLQRLSIVSSDVLQKILNLAEKFDFYSTSQLALNLSLFDEAEHNELKALLLKVYIRLITLQPKLESLEFQSIVHQVKGLIYMNYNADAMESFITERGIEGDMGAKDQYMAESIDWFLKNSLGKKIILVAHNAHIQKTPVDFDGFISCYPMGQRLSMTFGEKYKAFAITNLRGETAALYPDNDYQFGFRVDKFPLDFPESDSVEFIMQEFGGKECCLLMNRSTELKNCNKIRFDSMCLKTEIEEAFDGIFLIEKSTVSEVVD, encoded by the coding sequence ATGAAAAATATAAAACCCTTAACTTTTCCGTTTAATTCGGAAAATAATACATCCATAAAACAAAGTCTTTTTCGATTTCGAGAATATTTTGATTCTTCTACAATTGTTGGTTTAGGCGAAAACTCACATTTCATAAAAGAGTTTTTTACATTCAGGCATCAAGTTATTGAGTTTTTAGTAACTGAATGTGATTTTGACACCTTGGCATTTGAGTTTGGTTTTTCTGAAGGATTAGAAGTTGATAAGTGGATAAAATCACAAATTCCATTCGACGATTTGGATAAGTTACTGTCACACTTTTATTATCCAAATGAGTTTAAAGATACTTTGCTATGGCTTCGTCGGTATAATCAAGACAATAATAATCAAATTACCTTTTTAGGTGTGGATATTCCTAAAAATGGAGGTTCTTATTTTCCAAACTTTCGTATTGTATCTGATTATTTGCAAAGACTTTCAATCGTTTCTTCTGATGTCTTACAGAAGATTTTAAATCTTGCTGAGAAATTTGATTTCTATTCGACTTCTCAGCTTGCGTTAAATTTATCGCTTTTTGATGAAGCTGAACATAATGAATTAAAAGCATTGCTATTAAAAGTTTACATTCGTTTGATTACTCTTCAACCAAAATTAGAAAGTTTAGAATTTCAATCGATAGTTCATCAAGTTAAAGGCTTGATTTATATGAATTATAATGCTGATGCTATGGAAAGTTTCATTACTGAAAGGGGAATTGAAGGAGATATGGGAGCAAAAGACCAGTATATGGCAGAAAGCATTGATTGGTTTTTGAAAAATTCACTTGGTAAAAAGATTATTTTGGTTGCCCACAATGCTCACATTCAAAAAACTCCGGTAGATTTTGATGGATTTATTAGTTGTTATCCAATGGGGCAAAGACTTTCGATGACTTTTGGAGAAAAATATAAAGCATTTGCAATAACTAATCTACGTGGAGAAACTGCGGCATTGTATCCTGATAATGATTATCAATTTGGCTTTAGGGTTGATAAATTTCCACTTGATTTTCCAGAGTCGGATTCTGTTGAATTTATTATGCAAGAATTTGGAGGAAAAGAATGCTGTTTACTAATGAACAGAAGTACAGAATTAAAAAATTGTAATAAGATTCGATTTGATTCGATGTGCCTAAAAACTGAAATAGAAGAAGCTTTTGACGGAATTTTTCTAATAGAAAAATCAACTGTTTCAGAAGTAGTGGATTGA